A genomic region of uncultured Paludibaculum sp. contains the following coding sequences:
- a CDS encoding sulfite exporter TauE/SafE family protein: MNPLDLAVPLGFGIVSSLHCSQMCGPIVLSYSLSGGGRPASHVLYNAGRILTYALLGALAGAAGNAVGLLGRLAGFERTTALVAGALMILAGILMSPLLPKSGLVRIERFGISRHFNRFLGPLFRSSRPLARLALGAIMGFLPCGLLYAAVLQAAATGSALHGAFSMAAFGLGTAVCLLAIGLFSTSIGARLGRWNLVLPAVSMVIMGVFLLWRGMMPGPAMSMGNCHGHS, translated from the coding sequence ATGAACCCCCTCGACCTGGCAGTGCCTCTCGGCTTCGGAATCGTCTCGAGCCTCCACTGCTCGCAGATGTGCGGTCCCATCGTGCTGTCCTATTCGCTTTCGGGGGGCGGACGGCCGGCGTCTCATGTGCTGTACAACGCCGGCCGCATCCTGACTTACGCCCTCCTCGGCGCCCTCGCCGGAGCCGCCGGCAACGCGGTGGGCCTGCTGGGCCGCCTCGCCGGCTTCGAGCGCACCACCGCCCTGGTCGCCGGGGCACTCATGATCCTTGCCGGCATCCTCATGTCGCCGCTCCTGCCGAAATCCGGTCTCGTCCGCATCGAGCGCTTCGGCATCAGCCGCCACTTCAACCGCTTCCTCGGTCCGCTCTTCCGCTCCTCTCGCCCTCTCGCCCGGTTGGCCTTGGGAGCCATCATGGGCTTCCTGCCCTGCGGACTCCTCTATGCCGCCGTACTCCAGGCGGCCGCCACCGGATCCGCTCTCCACGGTGCCTTCTCCATGGCCGCCTTCGGCCTCGGCACCGCTGTCTGCCTGCTCGCCATCGGCCTCTTCTCCACCAGCATCGGAGCACGCCTGGGCCGCTGGAACCTCGTTCTTCCTGCGGTAAGCATGGTCATCATGGGTGTCTTCCTGCTCTGGCGCGGAATGATGCCCGGTCCCGCTATGTCGATGGGCAACTGCCATGGCCACTCCTGA
- a CDS encoding cation-translocating P-type ATPase codes for MNCDLCGLPAGPQPLRLQVADTERAFCCQGCLNVYTILSESGVIASGEDFRNSEVYRESLRLGLISNSRAAHVEIPAGAETRESTYRLSGLWCSSCGWLIEHALASEQGIVSAKVLFASDLLKVRYCPQFLPPGRIASRVEALGYKASEYSGETARDRGEKRDLLLRIGIAAFLWMNVMLLSLVIYASYWESISDTARRIVPLALAGLTLPAVFYSAWPILRVAFLGLKAFTLRMEALLALGILAAFGYSCAQAAVGGRHFYFDTACAIITLVLLGKLLERGAKERTTQAITALYRMMPSKARILNDGRESFVSIDALQPGSLFVVKAGERIPADGSVVEGDSDVDESILTGESAPRPKAPGDNVIAGSLNGGSVLRIRALRTAGDSTLHHIIRSVEQAMASRAPIERTVDKVSRVFVPATIAVALMTLTGWLMAGATASDALMRAIAVLVIACPCALGIATPLAITAAVGAASRRGILIRDAAVLEQIGNIDVLVLDKTGTVTEGDFNVLDCLPATLPFAPLAALEAFSEHPLARAVVRRAGASSLPDATAVIVHKGQGISGQVDGRTLAIGNRALLPNQSIPDSMNEFAQQWETTGATVAFVSENNQVIGAIAFGDRIRADARDTLLSLKEHHIATLLLSGDAVETTQWVAGAIGAGSFRGAVLPDGKKAFIDELKTEGRKVAMVGDGVNDAPALAAADLGIALGSGADLAMQAAPVVLMSNSLAHLSVVVEIARATLRVVRQNLFWAFFYNAAGITLAITGVLNPILAAGAMVLSSLCVIGNSFRLRNAIAHD; via the coding sequence ATGAACTGCGATCTCTGCGGCCTCCCGGCGGGCCCGCAACCGCTCCGTCTTCAGGTCGCTGACACTGAACGCGCCTTCTGCTGCCAGGGCTGCCTCAACGTGTACACGATCCTGTCCGAAAGCGGCGTCATCGCAAGCGGAGAGGACTTCCGCAACAGTGAGGTCTACCGCGAAAGCCTCCGCCTCGGACTCATCTCGAACAGCCGGGCCGCGCACGTCGAAATCCCCGCAGGCGCCGAAACCCGCGAATCCACCTACCGTCTCTCCGGCCTCTGGTGCTCCTCCTGTGGCTGGCTCATCGAGCATGCCCTGGCTTCCGAGCAGGGCATCGTCTCCGCCAAAGTCCTCTTCGCCTCCGACCTCCTGAAGGTCCGCTACTGTCCCCAGTTCCTCCCGCCCGGCCGCATTGCCAGCCGCGTCGAGGCCCTCGGCTACAAAGCCTCGGAGTACTCCGGCGAAACCGCTCGCGACCGCGGTGAAAAGCGTGACCTCCTCCTCCGCATCGGCATCGCCGCCTTCCTCTGGATGAACGTCATGCTCCTCAGCCTGGTGATCTATGCCAGCTACTGGGAAAGCATCTCCGACACCGCCCGCCGCATCGTGCCCCTCGCGCTGGCCGGGCTCACGCTGCCTGCCGTCTTCTATTCCGCCTGGCCTATCCTGCGTGTCGCGTTTCTCGGCCTGAAGGCGTTCACCCTTCGCATGGAAGCCCTCCTCGCCCTCGGCATCCTGGCCGCCTTCGGCTACAGTTGCGCCCAGGCCGCCGTCGGGGGCCGTCACTTCTACTTCGACACCGCCTGCGCCATCATCACGCTCGTCCTGCTCGGCAAACTCCTCGAACGCGGAGCCAAGGAGCGCACCACCCAGGCCATTACCGCCCTCTACCGCATGATGCCCAGCAAGGCGCGCATCCTCAACGACGGCCGCGAATCCTTCGTCTCCATTGATGCCCTCCAGCCCGGCTCCCTCTTCGTCGTCAAGGCCGGTGAGAGGATCCCCGCTGACGGCTCGGTCGTCGAAGGCGATTCCGATGTCGACGAATCCATCCTCACAGGCGAGTCCGCGCCTCGTCCCAAGGCTCCAGGCGACAACGTCATCGCCGGCAGCCTCAACGGCGGCAGCGTCCTTCGCATTCGCGCGCTCCGCACCGCCGGAGACAGCACCCTCCACCACATCATCCGCTCCGTCGAACAGGCCATGGCCAGCCGCGCGCCCATCGAGCGCACCGTGGACAAGGTCTCGCGCGTCTTCGTGCCCGCCACCATCGCCGTCGCCCTCATGACCCTCACCGGCTGGCTGATGGCCGGAGCGACTGCCTCCGATGCCCTGATGCGCGCTATCGCCGTCCTAGTCATCGCCTGCCCGTGTGCCCTCGGCATTGCCACCCCTCTCGCCATCACCGCCGCCGTCGGAGCTGCCTCCCGCCGCGGCATCCTCATCCGCGACGCCGCCGTTCTCGAACAGATCGGCAACATCGATGTCCTCGTCCTCGACAAAACCGGCACCGTCACCGAAGGCGACTTCAACGTGCTCGACTGCCTGCCCGCCACCCTGCCGTTCGCCCCTCTAGCCGCCCTCGAAGCTTTCTCTGAGCACCCGCTAGCTCGGGCGGTCGTTCGCCGGGCCGGTGCCTCATCCCTGCCGGATGCCACCGCGGTCATCGTTCACAAAGGGCAGGGCATCAGCGGCCAGGTCGACGGCCGGACTCTCGCCATCGGCAATCGCGCTCTGCTCCCCAACCAGTCCATCCCGGACTCGATGAACGAGTTCGCTCAACAATGGGAAACCACTGGAGCCACGGTAGCCTTCGTCTCCGAGAACAACCAGGTCATTGGAGCCATCGCCTTCGGAGACCGCATCCGGGCCGATGCCCGCGACACCCTTCTCAGTCTGAAAGAGCACCACATCGCCACTCTCCTGCTTTCCGGTGACGCGGTCGAGACCACTCAGTGGGTCGCCGGCGCCATCGGAGCCGGCAGTTTCCGCGGGGCCGTTCTCCCCGATGGCAAGAAAGCGTTCATCGACGAACTGAAGACGGAAGGCCGCAAAGTGGCCATGGTGGGCGACGGCGTCAACGACGCACCGGCCCTCGCCGCGGCCGACCTCGGCATCGCCCTCGGCTCCGGAGCCGACCTCGCCATGCAGGCCGCCCCCGTCGTCCTCATGTCCAACTCCCTGGCCCACCTCTCGGTGGTTGTCGAGATCGCCCGCGCCACTCTCCGCGTTGTCCGCCAGAACCTCTTCTGGGCCTTCTTCTATAACGCCGCCGGCATCACGCTTGCCATCACGGGCGTGCTCAATCCGATCCTCGCCGCCGGAGCCATGGTCCTCTCCAGCCTCTGCGTCATCGGCAACTCCTTCCGCCTCCGCAACGCCATCGCCCACGACTGA
- a CDS encoding 4Fe-4S dicluster domain-containing protein, with protein MATPEISNKPPKSCGHNINPPPRPHYHRVRKLVHLTCFLIFVLLPFFNLMRFDIPRQRFYFAGYELLISEFGIIFFALMFLMFVIVVSSVVYGRIYCGYMCPQMIFSEASLETETWIKRKVTKYFIKWPTPRRNLLARGLFYAIVGVASVFLSFIFISYFVTPSDLIGRLASLDMHTAGGISGAVVTLITFLDFTLLRQRFCTTVCPYGYLQGMLGDGNTLLVTYRDEKHECIECKKCVRDCLMGIDIRKSPYQIECVHCGECIDSCADILGKLGKEGLIHYTWGETGKVVEDETAWYRKLGIRDSKRVVVLLVTLFYLSGLYVALSMRRTILVQLQPVRTSMFRLGDDGTVYNTFRIKLANRGSRDASVSLWLEGLPSGSLTLQPSPVPLKAGETIDRQFEVSARPFTGAGEVNRFRIFASTGEKDPEVFEETFLMPQEKKSQ; from the coding sequence ATGGCCACTCCTGAAATCTCCAACAAGCCGCCCAAGTCATGCGGCCACAACATCAATCCGCCTCCGCGGCCCCACTACCACCGGGTCCGCAAACTCGTCCACCTCACCTGCTTCCTCATCTTCGTCTTGCTGCCGTTCTTCAACCTGATGCGCTTCGACATCCCCCGTCAGCGCTTCTACTTCGCCGGCTACGAACTCCTCATCAGTGAATTCGGCATCATCTTCTTCGCACTGATGTTCCTGATGTTCGTCATCGTCGTCTCCTCGGTCGTCTACGGCCGCATCTATTGCGGCTATATGTGCCCCCAGATGATCTTCAGCGAAGCCAGTCTCGAAACCGAAACCTGGATCAAGCGCAAGGTCACCAAGTACTTCATCAAGTGGCCCACGCCGCGCCGCAACCTCCTCGCCCGCGGCCTCTTCTACGCCATCGTCGGCGTGGCCAGCGTCTTCCTGTCCTTCATCTTCATCTCCTACTTCGTCACGCCCTCCGACCTGATCGGTCGCCTCGCCAGCCTCGACATGCACACCGCTGGCGGCATCTCAGGGGCCGTCGTCACCCTCATCACCTTCCTCGATTTCACCCTCCTGCGCCAGCGCTTCTGCACCACCGTCTGCCCCTACGGCTACCTCCAGGGCATGCTCGGCGACGGCAACACCCTGCTCGTCACCTATCGCGACGAGAAACACGAATGCATCGAATGCAAGAAGTGCGTCCGCGACTGCCTGATGGGCATCGACATCCGCAAATCTCCCTACCAGATCGAGTGCGTCCACTGCGGCGAGTGCATCGACTCCTGCGCCGACATCCTCGGCAAGCTGGGCAAGGAAGGGCTCATCCACTACACCTGGGGCGAAACCGGCAAAGTCGTCGAAGACGAGACCGCCTGGTACCGCAAGCTCGGCATCCGCGACTCCAAGCGTGTCGTCGTGCTCCTCGTCACCCTCTTCTACCTCTCCGGACTTTACGTGGCGCTCTCCATGCGGCGCACGATCCTCGTACAGCTCCAGCCCGTCCGCACCAGCATGTTCCGGCTCGGTGACGATGGCACCGTCTACAACACTTTCCGCATCAAGCTCGCCAATCGCGGTTCCAGGGATGCCAGCGTCTCCCTCTGGCTCGAAGGACTCCCTTCCGGCTCCCTCACCCTACAGCCCAGCCCAGTCCCGCTGAAGGCTGGCGAAACCATAGACCGTCAGTTCGAGGTCTCCGCCCGCCCGTTCACAGGAGCTGGCGAAGTGAATCGCTTCCGCATCTTCGCCTCCACCGGCGAGAAGGACCCGGAAGTCTTTGAGGAAACCTTCCTCATGCCTCAGGAGAAGAAATCACAATGA